One Alicyclobacillus acidoterrestris DNA window includes the following coding sequences:
- the rocF gene encoding arginase: MKELRIIGVPSDLGQGRRGVDMGPSAIRYAGLSAALEGLGYTVQDLGNINVPTPEMKEQNQNTKLRYLHEVTEVSKNLCNIVSTVVTEGHIPIILGGDHSIAIGSLAGMAQSSTNYGVIWFDAHGDMNTAETTPSGNIHGMPLAVSLGYGHEDLLAIGGLKQKVKPENVVMVGIRSIDEDEAKLIHETGIRCYTMAEIDRRGMAKVMTEAIEIATNGTDGIHLSLDLDALDPMFAPGVGTPVYGGVTYREGHLAMEMLASSDALVSVDVVEVNPILDERNRTAMMAVELVESLFGKTVL, encoded by the coding sequence ATGAAAGAGTTGCGGATTATTGGCGTGCCCTCCGACTTGGGACAGGGGCGCCGCGGCGTCGACATGGGACCGAGTGCAATTCGCTACGCTGGGCTGAGTGCAGCGTTGGAGGGTCTTGGTTACACGGTTCAAGACCTCGGGAATATCAATGTGCCCACGCCAGAGATGAAGGAGCAAAATCAAAATACAAAGCTTCGCTACCTCCACGAGGTGACGGAGGTGTCGAAGAATTTGTGCAACATTGTCAGCACGGTCGTCACTGAAGGCCACATTCCAATTATTCTCGGTGGCGATCACAGCATTGCCATTGGCAGCCTAGCAGGCATGGCGCAGTCGAGCACAAATTATGGCGTCATCTGGTTTGATGCGCACGGGGACATGAACACGGCGGAGACGACGCCCTCCGGGAACATTCATGGAATGCCACTGGCTGTCAGCCTCGGTTATGGACATGAGGATTTGCTGGCGATTGGGGGATTAAAGCAAAAGGTCAAGCCGGAAAATGTGGTTATGGTTGGCATCCGCTCCATTGACGAAGATGAGGCGAAACTGATTCACGAGACGGGGATTCGCTGCTACACGATGGCGGAGATTGACCGGCGGGGCATGGCGAAAGTCATGACGGAAGCGATTGAAATTGCGACAAACGGAACGGATGGGATTCATCTGAGTCTAGACCTTGACGCATTGGATCCCATGTTTGCCCCTGGTGTTGGCACACCGGTGTACGGCGGGGTGACATACCGGGAGGGCCATTTGGCGATGGAAATGTTGGCTTCGTCGGATGCCTTGGTCTCGGTCGACGTCGTCGAAGTAAACCCGATTTTGGACGAGCGCAATCGAACGGCGATGATGGCTGTCGAACTGGTCGAATCGCTGTTTGGAAAAACTGTGTTGTAA